The following proteins are co-located in the Dehalococcoidia bacterium genome:
- the dut gene encoding dUTP diphosphatase encodes MSEQIAIRFVCLRDGARAPQRATAGATGYDVYACLPGGGFIDVGGDPVRVPTGIALEAPLGWDVQCRPRSGLSAQGVLAVLGTGDPDYRGEIFVTMYTVGRRPPHRVQHDDRIAQLVVARVAEVEWQQVAQLSATERGAGGYGSTGR; translated from the coding sequence ATGAGCGAGCAGATTGCCATCCGCTTCGTTTGCCTGAGGGACGGGGCACGGGCGCCGCAGCGCGCGACCGCGGGCGCCACGGGCTATGACGTGTACGCCTGTCTGCCAGGTGGCGGCTTCATCGATGTGGGCGGGGATCCGGTGCGTGTACCGACGGGCATCGCACTCGAGGCGCCGCTCGGTTGGGACGTGCAGTGCCGGCCACGCTCCGGTCTCTCGGCGCAGGGTGTGCTTGCCGTGCTCGGCACCGGCGACCCAGATTACCGCGGCGAGATCTTCGTGACGATGTATACCGTTGGCCGGCGGCCGCCGCACCGCGTGCAGCATGACGACCGCATCGCGCAGCTCGTGGTCGCTCGTGTCGCTGAGGTCGAATGGCAGCAGGTCGCCCAGCTCTCCGCGACGGAGCGTGGCGCCGGCGGTTATGGCTCGACCGGGCGCTGA
- the rplT gene encoding 50S ribosomal protein L20 has protein sequence MSRVKRGVAGHARHKKLLDLAKGHKGQRHRLFRRANESVLHALQYAYRDRKDRKGDFRALWIMRINAAARLHGTTYSRLMHGLKAAGIAVDRKILADLAVRDDAAFARLVETAGESARA, from the coding sequence GTGAGTCGAGTGAAGCGCGGCGTGGCGGGGCACGCCCGGCACAAGAAGCTCCTGGACCTGGCGAAGGGCCACAAGGGGCAGCGTCATCGCCTCTTCCGCCGCGCCAACGAGTCGGTGCTGCACGCCCTGCAGTACGCCTACCGCGACCGCAAGGACCGCAAGGGCGACTTCCGCGCGCTCTGGATTATGCGTATCAACGCCGCCGCGCGGCTGCATGGCACGACGTACAGCCGGCTGATGCACGGCCTGAAGGCGGCCGGTATCGCCGTCGATCGCAAGATCCTGGCCGACCTGGCCGTTCGCGACGACGCGGCCTTCGCCAGGCTCGTCGAAACGGCGGGCGAATCGGCGCGGGCCTGA
- a CDS encoding heme o synthase — MSLGLRAGESATRPVPLPRQHGAAPLPVIDASQPRLRRLLATLHAYIALTKPRIIELLLVTTIPAMLLAAKGWPGWRLILATTLGGYLAAGGAGAINCYLDRDVDELMVRTRRRPLVTGEISARRALVFGITLGVAAFFEMWLWVNLPSAVLSMAALGFYVFVYTLWLKRSTPQNIVIGGAAGAMPPVIGWAAVTGQLAWAPVVLFLIVFVWTPPHFWALALRFQDDYERAHIPMLPVVRGERETLRQIVMYSAVLVLLSFLLLPTGAVGAVYTVSAASLGAGFLLLAWRLHQQPGQGAAIGLFRYSISYLTLLFMAMAADQVAQNLFGRFW; from the coding sequence ATGAGCCTCGGCCTGCGCGCGGGCGAATCCGCGACCAGACCAGTGCCCCTGCCCCGGCAGCACGGCGCCGCGCCGCTTCCCGTTATCGACGCGTCGCAGCCGCGCCTGCGCCGCCTGCTGGCGACGCTGCATGCCTACATCGCCCTGACTAAGCCGCGCATCATCGAGCTGCTGCTGGTGACGACGATCCCGGCCATGCTGCTCGCGGCGAAGGGCTGGCCGGGCTGGCGGCTGATCTTGGCGACCACGTTGGGGGGCTACCTGGCCGCCGGCGGCGCCGGTGCAATCAACTGTTATCTCGACCGCGATGTCGACGAGCTGATGGTGCGCACGCGCCGCCGGCCGCTGGTCACGGGCGAGATCTCCGCGCGTCGCGCGCTCGTGTTCGGCATCACGCTCGGCGTGGCCGCCTTCTTCGAGATGTGGCTGTGGGTCAACCTGCCCAGCGCCGTACTCTCGATGGCCGCGCTTGGCTTCTATGTCTTCGTCTACACGCTCTGGTTGAAGCGCAGCACGCCGCAGAACATCGTGATCGGCGGCGCTGCCGGGGCGATGCCGCCGGTGATCGGCTGGGCGGCGGTGACGGGCCAACTCGCCTGGGCGCCGGTGGTGCTGTTCCTGATCGTCTTCGTCTGGACGCCGCCGCACTTCTGGGCGCTGGCGCTGCGCTTCCAGGACGACTATGAGCGGGCGCACATTCCCATGCTGCCGGTGGTGCGCGGCGAGCGCGAGACGCTGCGGCAGATCGTGATGTACTCGGCCGTGCTGGTGCTGCTCTCGTTCCTGCTGTTGCCAACCGGCGCCGTCGGCGCGGTGTACACGGTCTCGGCGGCGTCGTTGGGCGCGGGCTTCCTGCTGCTCGCCTGGCGCCTGCACCAGCAGCCCGGCCAGGGCGCCGCGATCGGCCTTTTCCGCTACTCGATCAGCTACCTGACGCTGCTGTTCATGGCGATGGCGGCGGACCAGGTGGCGCAGAACCTGTTTGGGCGCTTCTGGTAG
- a CDS encoding undecaprenyl-diphosphatase codes for MQTIDWRLFELVNGLAGHVHALDSLMKLCASSLEYALLVLVGTLWITPAESDGASAARQRIVIYALLAALLALGVNQVISHIWFRPRPFAHHSVTLLVPHAADASFPSDHAAGGFALAASVWLAVDRWARRLGWLLLALAAVLALARVYIGVHYPFDVIGGALIGAATAWLVWLARTPLDLAVAPLLRPAHRLTTAVLDRAGAGRWQVAAGGMRPTPR; via the coding sequence ATGCAGACGATCGATTGGCGTCTCTTTGAACTGGTGAACGGCCTCGCCGGTCACGTGCACGCACTCGACAGCCTGATGAAGCTCTGCGCGAGCAGCCTGGAGTATGCCCTGCTCGTGCTCGTCGGCACACTCTGGATCACGCCGGCGGAAAGCGATGGCGCCAGCGCGGCCCGACAGCGGATCGTGATCTACGCGCTGCTCGCGGCGCTGCTGGCGCTCGGCGTCAACCAGGTCATCAGCCATATCTGGTTCCGGCCGCGACCGTTCGCGCACCACTCCGTCACACTGCTCGTGCCGCACGCGGCGGACGCATCCTTCCCTTCCGACCACGCGGCCGGCGGTTTCGCGCTTGCCGCTTCGGTCTGGCTGGCGGTCGATCGCTGGGCGCGGCGCCTGGGCTGGCTGCTGCTCGCGCTGGCGGCGGTGCTGGCGCTGGCGCGCGTTTACATCGGCGTGCACTACCCCTTCGACGTGATCGGCGGGGCGTTGATCGGCGCCGCCACGGCATGGCTGGTCTGGCTGGCGCGCACGCCGCTCGACCTGGCGGTTGCACCTCTGTTGCGGCCGGCGCATCGCCTCACCACCGCGGTGCTCGACCGGGCGGGCGCCGGTCGCTGGCAGGTCGCGGCGGGCGGAATGCGCCCGACGCCGCGGTAA
- a CDS encoding ABC transporter substrate-binding protein, with protein sequence MASGELLGVLRRRASRRAAMRGAALSSAGLAFAIACGSSNNNKKAATTATSAAPAPSGGTPAPGGGSAAASPAAGSFKPAPGGKQGGEYRTGFTGPWAGVDPHNSVYGGSGLVPIIYNYLVRTSTIAPDIGILPELATAWESAPDNLSVTFKLRPNAMIAENKQNVPVRPMDAEDAKASFERVADPKAASNGYSWIHDWVDHFEAVDKTTFKVVTKAPYAWVLNNVGNNLYSAVVPKEWLLSPDLKKTAVGSGPFMLQSLEEGGKAIVVRNHTYWEPGLPLLNQITGNSFADQATYRTAFTSKQIDVYGATDVEEAKAIAGSLKGSQRYEDPGFGFNSFWMNVTQKPWDDPRIRKAVRRAINPDEYIQLIAKGLGKQIGPLSYAMKGYTLPDDELKKLMPFSIQDAKQILQAAGQPNLTFKFQHPTSSNVADYVNIFVRQLAAAGITAQPEPQDAGTWVAGYFTNKLSASLSLNQEYANPDFALHWFTTGGITGNSHYDTGFSDPEVDAAVKKAAGTIDETARKAAYQDAQRLIISKDPPFWNFYGSYVNIVVGGNVVNYPHGIGSLGYYYTKNISLAS encoded by the coding sequence ATGGCAAGTGGCGAACTGCTTGGCGTTCTGCGGCGGCGGGCAAGCCGGCGGGCGGCGATGCGCGGAGCGGCGCTGAGCAGCGCGGGGCTCGCCTTTGCAATCGCCTGCGGCAGCTCCAACAACAACAAGAAGGCCGCAACCACGGCCACGAGCGCCGCGCCCGCACCTTCGGGTGGCACCCCCGCGCCAGGCGGCGGCAGCGCCGCGGCCTCGCCCGCCGCAGGCTCCTTCAAGCCGGCCCCGGGCGGCAAGCAGGGCGGCGAGTACCGCACCGGCTTCACCGGACCGTGGGCCGGAGTGGACCCGCACAACTCCGTGTACGGCGGCTCCGGCCTGGTGCCGATCATCTACAACTACCTGGTGCGCACCTCCACGATTGCGCCCGACATCGGCATCCTGCCGGAGCTGGCGACCGCCTGGGAATCGGCGCCGGATAATCTCTCGGTCACGTTCAAGCTGCGCCCGAACGCGATGATCGCGGAGAACAAACAGAACGTGCCCGTGCGGCCGATGGACGCGGAAGACGCCAAGGCCTCGTTTGAGCGCGTGGCCGACCCGAAGGCCGCCTCGAACGGCTATTCGTGGATTCACGACTGGGTCGATCACTTCGAAGCGGTCGACAAGACCACCTTCAAGGTGGTCACCAAGGCGCCGTACGCCTGGGTGCTGAACAACGTGGGCAACAACCTCTATTCCGCCGTGGTGCCGAAGGAGTGGTTGCTCAGCCCTGACCTGAAGAAAACCGCGGTCGGCAGCGGGCCGTTCATGCTCCAGAGTTTGGAAGAGGGCGGCAAGGCGATCGTCGTCCGCAACCACACCTACTGGGAGCCGGGCCTGCCGTTGCTGAACCAGATCACCGGCAACTCCTTCGCCGATCAGGCGACCTACCGTACGGCGTTCACGTCCAAGCAGATCGACGTCTACGGCGCTACCGACGTGGAAGAAGCGAAGGCGATCGCCGGCAGCCTCAAAGGCAGCCAGCGCTACGAGGATCCGGGTTTCGGCTTCAACTCGTTCTGGATGAACGTCACGCAAAAGCCGTGGGACGACCCGCGCATCCGCAAGGCGGTGCGCCGCGCGATCAACCCGGACGAATACATCCAGTTGATCGCCAAGGGCCTCGGCAAGCAGATCGGGCCGCTCAGCTATGCGATGAAAGGCTACACGCTGCCGGACGACGAGCTGAAGAAGCTGATGCCCTTCAGCATCCAGGACGCCAAGCAGATCCTGCAGGCCGCGGGGCAGCCGAACCTGACCTTCAAGTTCCAGCACCCGACCAGCAGCAACGTGGCCGACTACGTGAACATCTTCGTGCGCCAGCTCGCCGCAGCGGGCATCACCGCGCAGCCGGAACCGCAGGACGCCGGCACCTGGGTCGCCGGCTATTTCACCAACAAGCTCAGCGCCAGCCTCTCGCTCAACCAGGAGTACGCCAATCCGGACTTCGCCCTGCACTGGTTCACCACCGGCGGCATCACCGGCAACAGCCACTACGACACCGGCTTCTCCGACCCCGAAGTCGATGCGGCCGTGAAGAAGGCGGCGGGCACGATCGACGAAACCGCGCGCAAGGCCGCGTACCAGGATGCACAGCGGCTGATCATCTCCAAAGACCCGCCGTTCTGGAACTTCTACGGCAGCTACGTCAACATCGTCGTCGGCGGCAACGTGGTGAACTATCCGCACGGCATCGGATCGCTCGGCTACTACTACACCAAGAACATCTCGCTGGCGAGCTAG
- a CDS encoding ABC transporter permease: protein MNREGTHPGTGAILGLPESAGDRRLARYLQVARANPLGVFGGVLILVLIVVGILAPAIAPYPIDKFAGVPIKAPSAAHLFGTDKFGRDIFSRVVHGARISLEVGFFSVILGTLVGMIIGTISGYAGGLVDAVIQRSVDTAIAFPQLILLLIVIRVLGPSIVNVILVIAIGIVPGVARVVRGAVLSEARNAYVEAARATGASGARIVGRHLVPNVLPLTIVIATTLLGTAILAEASLSFLGLGITPPNPSWGADISAARNSFPINTWSALFPGIAISLTVLGFNLLGDALRDILDPRLRGSR, encoded by the coding sequence GTGAATCGAGAGGGGACGCATCCGGGCACCGGCGCCATCCTCGGCCTGCCTGAGAGCGCCGGCGATCGCCGACTTGCCCGCTACCTGCAGGTCGCGCGCGCCAATCCGCTGGGTGTGTTCGGCGGCGTGCTGATCCTCGTGCTGATCGTCGTCGGCATCCTCGCGCCGGCGATCGCGCCCTATCCGATCGACAAGTTCGCGGGCGTGCCGATCAAGGCGCCAAGCGCAGCGCATCTCTTCGGCACGGACAAGTTCGGGCGAGACATCTTCAGCCGGGTGGTGCACGGGGCGCGCATTTCGCTGGAGGTCGGCTTCTTCTCGGTGATCCTCGGCACGCTGGTGGGCATGATCATCGGCACCATCTCCGGGTACGCCGGGGGGCTGGTGGATGCGGTGATTCAGCGCAGCGTGGATACGGCGATCGCCTTTCCCCAGCTTATCCTGCTGCTGATCGTGATCCGCGTGCTGGGACCGTCGATCGTCAACGTGATCCTCGTGATCGCGATCGGGATCGTGCCCGGCGTGGCGCGGGTCGTGCGCGGCGCGGTGCTGTCCGAAGCGCGCAACGCCTATGTGGAGGCCGCGCGCGCCACGGGCGCATCGGGCGCGCGCATCGTGGGACGGCACCTGGTGCCCAATGTACTGCCCCTGACGATCGTGATCGCTACCACGCTGCTGGGCACTGCTATCCTGGCCGAGGCCTCGCTCTCCTTCCTGGGCCTTGGCATCACGCCGCCGAATCCTTCGTGGGGAGCGGACATCTCCGCCGCCCGCAACAGTTTTCCGATCAACACCTGGTCGGCCCTCTTCCCCGGCATCGCCATCAGCCTGACGGTGCTGGGCTTCAACCTGCTGGGCGATGCCCTGCGCGACATCCTCGACCCGCGCCTGCGCGGCTCGCGCTGA
- a CDS encoding COX15/CtaA family protein: MTRFQRLALATAVATYLLVVIGGTVRVTNSGLSCPDWPACHGRLVPTADGHVLIEYFHRLFASLVSVLILATAAVAWRWHRRDRAAVTLASAAIGVLIVQILLGGATVTQKLSPEIVTAHLATAMLLLATVTLTAATALARGRPFARAGSVPLARARAFRAAAVAAAAGMYVLLLSGGYTASSGAGTSCSGWPLCNGQVIPGGSRFVHIHFFHRFVVVLVTVAFALLVWAALRWLRGNPAAQRMVRDSFGLFLLQIFIGALNAWTKLLTPIRVLHLAVGAALWTALVLIAWTGFALTRQEMTTTVETPAAGIAAGPERRAPRPGRSQEAAG; this comes from the coding sequence TTGACCAGGTTCCAACGTTTGGCCCTGGCGACGGCGGTCGCCACCTATCTGCTGGTCGTGATCGGCGGCACGGTGCGCGTCACGAATTCGGGCCTCTCCTGCCCGGATTGGCCGGCCTGCCACGGCCGCCTCGTGCCCACGGCCGACGGTCACGTGCTGATCGAGTACTTCCACCGCCTGTTCGCCAGCCTGGTCAGCGTGCTGATCCTGGCGACGGCCGCGGTCGCGTGGCGCTGGCACCGCCGCGATCGCGCCGCCGTGACGCTGGCGAGCGCGGCGATCGGCGTGCTGATCGTGCAGATCTTGCTCGGCGGCGCCACCGTCACGCAAAAGCTCTCGCCGGAAATCGTCACGGCGCACCTCGCCACGGCGATGCTGCTGCTGGCCACGGTGACGCTGACCGCGGCCACGGCGCTGGCGCGGGGAAGACCGTTCGCCCGGGCGGGCAGCGTGCCGCTCGCGCGAGCACGCGCCTTCCGTGCTGCGGCGGTTGCCGCGGCGGCGGGCATGTATGTGCTGCTGCTCAGCGGCGGCTACACCGCCAGCTCCGGCGCCGGCACATCGTGTTCGGGCTGGCCGCTCTGCAACGGCCAGGTCATTCCCGGCGGCAGCCGCTTCGTTCACATTCACTTCTTCCATCGCTTCGTCGTCGTGCTGGTGACCGTTGCCTTCGCGCTGCTGGTTTGGGCGGCATTGCGCTGGCTGCGCGGCAATCCGGCCGCGCAGCGCATGGTGCGCGACAGCTTCGGCCTGTTCCTGCTTCAAATCTTCATCGGCGCGCTGAACGCGTGGACGAAGCTGCTGACACCCATCCGTGTGCTTCACCTTGCCGTCGGTGCGGCGCTGTGGACGGCGCTCGTGCTGATCGCGTGGACCGGCTTCGCCCTGACGCGGCAGGAGATGACCACCACCGTCGAGACGCCCGCCGCCGGGATCGCTGCCGGGCCGGAGCGCCGCGCGCCGCGGCCGGGTCGCTCGCAGGAGGCGGCGGGATGA
- the rpmI gene encoding 50S ribosomal protein L35 has translation MPKLKTHKGAKRRFKITATGKILRMAGNKRHLKAFKSKRALHKDDKQFEVTGGMRAKMKRVLPYGRM, from the coding sequence GTGCCCAAGCTGAAGACGCACAAAGGCGCCAAGCGCCGCTTCAAGATCACGGCCACGGGCAAAATCCTGCGCATGGCCGGCAACAAGCGCCACCTCAAGGCGTTCAAGAGCAAGCGCGCCCTGCACAAGGACGACAAGCAGTTCGAGGTCACCGGCGGCATGCGCGCCAAGATGAAGCGCGTGCTGCCCTACGGACGGATGTAG
- the infC gene encoding translation initiation factor IF-3: protein MLCQKRGARISREYRINDRIRAREVRLIGENGEQLGAVPLFKALEMAREAGLDLVEVAPSAVPPVCRLLDYGKFKYEQAKKEREARKHQKNVLLREIRMEPKIAEHDVDFKLRTAEKLLKEGDKVKISVRFRGREITHPQIGRDLLEQVYGRLKTIASIEKPVGMEGRQMTMILTPGAAKPEKPQRPPAAAARPVESAPAAPAEPAVVAPTSE from the coding sequence TTGTTATGTCAGAAAAGGGGAGCGCGTATCAGCCGCGAATACCGCATCAACGACCGGATTCGAGCGCGTGAGGTTCGCCTGATCGGAGAGAACGGCGAGCAGCTCGGCGCGGTGCCGCTGTTCAAGGCGCTGGAGATGGCGCGGGAGGCCGGACTGGATCTCGTCGAAGTCGCGCCGTCCGCCGTGCCGCCCGTCTGCCGGCTGCTGGACTACGGCAAGTTCAAGTACGAGCAGGCCAAGAAAGAGCGCGAGGCCCGCAAGCACCAGAAGAACGTGCTGCTGCGCGAGATTCGCATGGAGCCGAAGATCGCCGAGCACGACGTGGACTTCAAGCTGCGCACGGCCGAGAAGCTGCTCAAAGAGGGCGACAAAGTTAAGATCTCGGTGCGCTTCCGCGGGCGCGAGATTACGCATCCGCAGATCGGGCGCGACCTGCTGGAACAGGTGTACGGCAGGTTGAAGACGATCGCCAGCATCGAGAAGCCCGTGGGCATGGAAGGGCGCCAGATGACGATGATCCTGACGCCCGGCGCCGCCAAGCCGGAGAAACCGCAGCGGCCGCCGGCTGCCGCGGCGCGCCCGGTGGAGTCGGCGCCGGCGGCGCCCGCCGAGCCCGCCGTCGTCGCGCCGACGAGCGAGTAG
- the thrS gene encoding threonine--tRNA ligase, protein MSAELEHGAIRGMDEALYRMRHSAAHMMAKAVLDMFPDARIAIGPPIENGFYYDFDLPRPLTPDDLAVLEANMREQMRQDLPFVASEISKAEADERFKDQPFKLEIIEGIADEQVGLFTHDSFTDLCAGPHVASTGKVGAFRLMSVAGAYWRGDAARPMLQRVYGVCFPTQAELDAHLAVLEEARKRDHRRLGRELGLFTFSEDVGSGIPLFLPHGEIVRHEMESFVREVQTRHGFQHVWTAHVARAELFRKSGHLEHYREVMWPPMDDDGDIYMLKPMNCPSHMTLYNTQLHSYRELPLRYAEFATLYRYELAGVLSGLTRVRSLTQDDCHIFCTPEQIQEEFARCLAVVREVMAAFGLTDNYVQLSLRDRSGGKFIQDDERWQQAEAALRRALDSGGIAYQPVEGEAAFYGPKADFMARDALGREWQLSTIQVDFIQPARLGCKYIGEDGAEHTPVMLHRAVMGSTERFLGVLIEHTAGNFPTWLAPVQSQIIPIADRHLEYARALQQRLRDAGVRADVDDRSERMNAKIRHAQMLKIPYMLVVGDKEIQAEAAAVRLRSGEDLGPLPVSEIIARLRGEITSRRV, encoded by the coding sequence ATGTCGGCAGAACTCGAACACGGCGCCATCCGCGGAATGGACGAAGCGCTCTACCGCATGCGCCACTCGGCGGCGCACATGATGGCGAAGGCCGTCCTGGATATGTTCCCGGACGCGCGCATCGCCATCGGCCCGCCCATCGAAAACGGCTTCTACTACGACTTCGACCTGCCACGTCCGCTCACGCCCGACGATCTGGCCGTGCTCGAAGCGAACATGCGCGAGCAGATGCGGCAGGACTTGCCGTTCGTCGCGTCCGAGATTTCGAAGGCCGAGGCGGACGAGCGCTTCAAAGATCAGCCCTTCAAGCTGGAGATCATCGAGGGCATTGCCGACGAGCAGGTCGGTTTGTTCACACACGACTCCTTCACGGATCTCTGCGCCGGGCCGCACGTCGCCAGCACGGGCAAGGTCGGCGCCTTCAGGCTGATGAGCGTGGCAGGAGCTTACTGGCGCGGCGACGCCGCGCGGCCGATGCTGCAGCGCGTCTACGGCGTTTGCTTCCCCACGCAGGCGGAGCTGGATGCCCACCTCGCCGTGCTGGAAGAGGCACGCAAGCGCGACCATCGCCGCCTCGGCCGCGAGCTGGGCCTGTTCACCTTCAGCGAGGACGTCGGCTCCGGCATTCCCCTCTTTCTGCCGCACGGCGAGATCGTGCGCCACGAGATGGAGTCGTTCGTGCGGGAGGTGCAGACGCGCCACGGCTTTCAGCACGTCTGGACGGCGCACGTCGCCCGCGCCGAACTGTTCCGGAAGTCGGGCCACCTGGAGCACTATCGCGAGGTGATGTGGCCGCCCATGGACGACGACGGCGACATCTACATGCTGAAGCCGATGAACTGTCCCTCCCATATGACGCTTTACAACACGCAGCTGCACAGCTACCGCGAGCTGCCGCTCCGCTACGCCGAGTTCGCCACGCTCTACCGCTACGAGCTGGCGGGCGTGCTCTCCGGCCTGACGCGCGTGCGCTCGCTGACGCAGGACGACTGCCACATCTTCTGCACGCCGGAGCAGATTCAGGAGGAGTTCGCTCGCTGCCTCGCCGTGGTCAGGGAGGTGATGGCCGCCTTCGGCCTCACCGACAACTACGTGCAGCTGTCCCTGCGCGACCGCAGCGGGGGCAAGTTCATCCAGGACGATGAGCGGTGGCAGCAGGCCGAGGCAGCGCTGCGCCGGGCCCTGGACAGCGGCGGCATCGCCTATCAGCCGGTGGAGGGAGAGGCCGCGTTCTACGGGCCCAAGGCCGACTTCATGGCGCGCGACGCCCTTGGCCGCGAGTGGCAGCTTTCAACGATCCAGGTGGACTTCATCCAGCCGGCGCGGCTCGGCTGCAAATACATCGGCGAGGACGGCGCGGAGCACACGCCGGTGATGCTGCACCGGGCCGTGATGGGTTCCACGGAGCGCTTCCTCGGCGTGCTGATCGAGCACACAGCGGGCAACTTCCCGACCTGGCTGGCGCCCGTGCAGTCTCAGATCATTCCCATCGCCGATCGGCATCTCGAATACGCCCGGGCGCTGCAGCAGCGGCTACGCGATGCGGGCGTGCGCGCCGACGTGGACGATCGCTCGGAGCGCATGAACGCCAAGATCCGCCACGCGCAGATGCTGAAGATCCCGTACATGCTGGTCGTCGGCGACAAGGAGATTCAGGCCGAAGCAGCGGCGGTGCGGCTGCGCAGCGGTGAAGACCTCGGCCCGCTGCCGGTCAGCGAGATCATCGCGAGGCTGCGCGGAGAGATCACATCGCGCCGCGTATGA
- a CDS encoding ABC transporter permease — MQRYILRRLLMAALIVWAISVVVFVLLRVSPGDPALLQQGINATPEKIAAVHKQLGLDRPMIVQYFDWVGKLLHGDLGSSVLSQTSVTHEFRQRFPISLELMVLTVFWVVVIGIPLGMVSAIKRNSLTDYIARLLAIFGLSVPAFWVATLVLILPAQWWGYAPPLGRQIALFSDPAENLRQFLPASLVLALGPIAAIMRLTRSSMLEVLRQDYVRTARAKGLREQAVVFGHVLKNSLVPVITVLGLLTAGLLGGSVIIEQIFALRGIGQYIFMSLLQKDFPVAQGLVMYTAAVVVLINLVVDISYAVLDPRIRYA; from the coding sequence ATGCAGCGCTACATTTTGCGGCGGCTTCTGATGGCGGCGCTGATCGTCTGGGCGATCTCCGTCGTCGTCTTCGTGCTGCTGCGTGTCTCGCCCGGCGATCCGGCGTTGCTGCAGCAGGGCATCAACGCCACGCCGGAGAAGATCGCCGCGGTTCACAAGCAGCTTGGACTCGACCGGCCGATGATCGTGCAGTACTTCGACTGGGTCGGCAAGCTGCTCCACGGCGACCTCGGCAGCTCCGTGCTCAGCCAGACCTCGGTCACGCACGAGTTCCGCCAGCGCTTCCCCATCAGCCTTGAACTGATGGTGTTGACCGTGTTCTGGGTGGTGGTGATCGGCATCCCCCTGGGCATGGTTTCGGCGATCAAACGCAATTCGCTTACGGACTACATCGCGAGGCTGCTGGCGATTTTTGGGCTCTCAGTGCCCGCGTTCTGGGTGGCGACGCTCGTGCTGATCCTGCCGGCGCAGTGGTGGGGCTACGCGCCGCCGCTGGGCAGGCAGATCGCGCTCTTCAGCGATCCGGCCGAGAATCTACGCCAGTTTCTGCCAGCCTCACTGGTGCTGGCGCTGGGGCCGATCGCGGCGATCATGCGGCTCACCCGCTCCTCGATGCTGGAGGTGCTGCGCCAGGATTACGTGCGGACGGCACGCGCCAAGGGCCTGCGCGAGCAGGCCGTCGTCTTCGGGCACGTGCTGAAGAACTCGCTGGTGCCGGTGATCACCGTGCTGGGCCTGCTCACGGCCGGGCTGCTCGGCGGCTCGGTGATCATCGAGCAGATCTTTGCCCTGCGCGGCATCGGCCAGTACATCTTCATGTCTTTGCTGCAAAAGGATTTCCCGGTGGCGCAGGGCCTGGTCATGTACACGGCCGCCGTGGTGGTGCTGATCAACCTGGTCGTGGATATCTCCTACGCGGTGCTCGATCCGCGTATTCGCTACGCATGA